A genomic region of Deltaproteobacteria bacterium contains the following coding sequences:
- the fusA gene encoding elongation factor G, translating to MARTFPLERCRNIGIMAHIDAGKTTTTERILFYTGVSYKIGEVHEGTAVMDWMEQEQERGITITAAATTCFWRDHQINIIDTPGHVDFTIEVERSLRVLDGACAVFDAVNGVEPQSETVWRQADKYKVPRICFINKMDRVGADFFMSVRTIVDRLVAKPVCIQLPLGAEEKFAGVIDLVEMQAVRFEGEKGERVVAFEIPSDLRAQAQEYHHKLVEEVAEYDDDALHAYVEKGDVPRDLLRRAIRKGTLAMKCFPVLCGSAFKNKGVQRILDAVVDYLPSPLDIPPVHGKLPKTGEDAVRETSDKAPFAALAFKIMADPFVGQLTYIRVYSGQVRSGQAVYNSAKERRERIGRLLRMHANKREEIDEIFAGDIAAVVGMKNVTTGDTLSDADHPIILEKIDFPDPVMHIAVEPKSTADQEKMILALQRLAIEDPSFRIRSDEETGQTVISGMGELHLDIIVDRMRREYKVDANVGKPQVAYRETITKEVESEGKYIRQSGGRGQYGHVWLHIRPRPQGGGFKFINKIQGGTIPKEYIPAVGKGVEEAVQGGVLAGYPMVDLEVELFDGSYHEVDSNEMAFKIAGSIGFKEGARKAGGILLEPIMATEVITPEPFMGNVIGDLSARRGKILHMEPRAGMQVVTAHVPLAEMFGYSTSLRSATEGRAIYTMQFHHYAPVPGHIAETLLRR from the coding sequence CTCGAGCGCTGCCGAAACATCGGCATCATGGCGCACATCGATGCGGGGAAGACCACGACCACGGAGCGGATCCTTTTCTATACGGGGGTCAGCTACAAGATCGGCGAGGTCCACGAAGGAACCGCCGTCATGGACTGGATGGAGCAGGAGCAGGAGCGCGGCATCACCATCACCGCCGCCGCGACCACCTGCTTCTGGCGCGATCACCAGATCAACATCATCGACACGCCCGGCCATGTCGACTTCACCATCGAAGTCGAACGCTCTTTACGCGTGCTGGACGGCGCCTGCGCGGTGTTCGACGCCGTCAACGGCGTCGAGCCGCAGAGCGAGACCGTCTGGCGCCAGGCCGACAAGTACAAGGTTCCGCGCATCTGCTTCATCAACAAGATGGACCGGGTGGGCGCCGACTTCTTCATGTCGGTTCGGACCATCGTCGACCGGCTCGTGGCGAAGCCCGTCTGCATCCAGCTTCCCCTCGGGGCGGAGGAGAAGTTCGCCGGCGTCATCGACCTGGTCGAGATGCAGGCGGTGCGCTTCGAGGGCGAGAAGGGCGAGAGGGTCGTCGCCTTCGAAATCCCCTCCGACCTGCGCGCGCAGGCCCAGGAGTATCACCACAAGCTGGTGGAGGAAGTCGCCGAGTACGACGACGACGCGCTCCATGCCTACGTCGAGAAGGGCGACGTCCCCCGCGATCTGCTGCGGCGCGCCATCCGCAAGGGCACTCTGGCGATGAAGTGCTTTCCGGTGCTCTGCGGGAGCGCCTTCAAGAACAAGGGCGTGCAGAGAATCCTCGACGCCGTGGTGGACTACCTGCCGAGTCCGCTCGACATTCCGCCCGTCCATGGCAAGCTGCCGAAGACCGGAGAGGATGCGGTCCGCGAAACCAGCGACAAGGCTCCGTTCGCCGCGCTGGCGTTCAAGATCATGGCCGACCCGTTCGTCGGGCAGCTCACGTACATCCGCGTCTACTCCGGGCAGGTGCGCTCGGGACAGGCGGTCTACAACTCCGCGAAGGAGCGCCGCGAGCGGATCGGGCGCCTCCTGCGGATGCACGCCAACAAGCGCGAGGAGATCGACGAAATCTTCGCCGGCGACATCGCGGCCGTAGTGGGGATGAAGAACGTCACCACCGGCGACACGCTCAGCGACGCCGACCACCCGATCATCCTCGAGAAGATCGACTTCCCCGACCCCGTGATGCACATCGCCGTGGAGCCGAAGAGCACGGCCGATCAGGAGAAGATGATCCTCGCCTTGCAGCGGCTCGCCATCGAGGACCCGTCATTCCGCATCCGCTCCGATGAGGAGACCGGCCAGACGGTGATCTCCGGAATGGGCGAGCTTCATCTCGACATCATCGTCGACCGCATGCGGCGCGAGTACAAGGTCGACGCCAACGTCGGCAAGCCGCAGGTCGCCTACCGCGAGACCATCACCAAGGAAGTGGAGTCCGAGGGCAAGTACATCCGCCAGAGCGGCGGGCGAGGTCAGTACGGCCACGTCTGGTTGCACATCCGCCCTCGACCGCAGGGGGGCGGGTTCAAGTTCATCAACAAGATCCAGGGCGGCACCATCCCGAAGGAGTACATCCCCGCAGTCGGCAAGGGCGTCGAGGAGGCGGTGCAGGGCGGCGTGCTCGCGGGCTACCCCATGGTCGACCTCGAGGTGGAGCTCTTCGACGGCAGCTACCACGAGGTGGACTCGAACGAGATGGCGTTCAAGATCGCCGGCTCGATCGGTTTCAAGGAGGGCGCCCGGAAGGCGGGCGGCATCCTGCTCGAGCCGATCATGGCGACCGAAGTCATCACTCCGGAGCCGTTCATGGGGAACGTGATCGGCGACCTCTCGGCCCGACGCGGCAAGATCCTGCACATGGAGCCGCGGGCGGGAATGCAGGTGGTCACCGCACACGTTCCATTGGCGGAGATGTTCGGCTACTCGACGTCGCTGCGCTCCGCGACCGAGGGCCGGGCCATCTACACCATGCAGTTCCACCACTATGCGCCGGTCCCCGGCCACATCGCGGAGACCCTGCTCAGGCGCTGA
- the tuf gene encoding elongation factor Tu has translation MAKEKFERKKPHVNVGTIGHVDHGKTTLTAALTKVSADNGWSKFVSYDEVAKASASQGRRDATKILTIATSHVEYESKKRHYAHVDCPGHADYVKNMITGAAQMDGAILVVSAVDGPMPQTREHVLLASQVNVQRIVVYLNKVDLVDDPELLDLVEMEIRDLLKQYKFPGDETPIIRGAAIKALQGDKGDQGAGSIIKLMDAMDSYIPEPVRETDKPFLMPVEDVFSIAGRGTVATGRIERGKIKVGEEVEIVGLRPTSKTVVTGVESFRKLLDEGLAGDNVGCLLRGIKREEIERGQVLSKPGSVTPHTKFKANVYVLTKDEGGRHTPFLNGYKPQFYFRTTDVTGTVKLPGGVEMVMPGDNIEMEVELMMPIAMDKEVRFAIREGGRTVGAGVVTQVIA, from the coding sequence ATGGCCAAGGAGAAGTTCGAGAGAAAGAAGCCGCACGTCAACGTCGGGACCATCGGCCACGTCGACCACGGCAAGACCACCCTGACCGCGGCGCTGACCAAGGTGTCGGCCGACAACGGCTGGTCGAAGTTCGTCTCCTACGACGAGGTGGCCAAGGCCTCCGCCTCGCAGGGCCGGCGCGACGCGACCAAGATCCTCACCATCGCGACCTCGCACGTGGAGTACGAGTCGAAGAAGCGGCACTACGCGCACGTCGACTGCCCCGGACATGCAGATTACGTGAAGAACATGATCACCGGCGCGGCGCAGATGGACGGCGCCATCCTGGTGGTCTCGGCGGTGGACGGCCCCATGCCGCAGACCCGCGAGCACGTGCTCCTGGCCTCGCAGGTGAACGTGCAGCGCATCGTCGTGTACCTCAACAAGGTCGATCTGGTGGACGACCCCGAGCTGCTCGATCTGGTCGAGATGGAGATCCGCGACCTGCTGAAGCAATATAAATTTCCGGGGGACGAGACGCCGATCATCCGGGGAGCTGCAATCAAAGCTCTCCAGGGCGACAAGGGAGACCAGGGCGCGGGCTCCATCATCAAGCTGATGGACGCGATGGACAGCTACATCCCCGAGCCGGTCCGCGAGACCGACAAGCCTTTCCTGATGCCGGTCGAGGACGTGTTCTCCATTGCAGGCCGCGGCACCGTGGCCACCGGCCGCATCGAGCGCGGCAAGATCAAGGTGGGCGAGGAAGTGGAGATCGTCGGCCTGCGCCCCACCAGCAAGACCGTGGTGACCGGCGTGGAGTCGTTCCGCAAGCTTCTCGACGAGGGCCTCGCGGGCGACAACGTGGGCTGCCTGCTCCGCGGCATCAAGCGCGAGGAGATCGAGCGCGGCCAGGTGCTCTCCAAGCCCGGCTCGGTGACTCCGCACACCAAGTTCAAGGCGAACGTCTACGTGCTCACCAAGGACGAGGGCGGCCGGCACACGCCGTTCCTCAACGGGTACAAGCCGCAGTTCTACTTCCGCACAACCGACGTCACGGGCACCGTCAAGCTCCCCGGCGGAGTGGAGATGGTGATGCCCGGAGACAACATCGAAATGGAAGTGGAGCTGATGATGCCCATCGCGATGGACAAGGAAGTGCGCTTCGCCATCCGCGAAGGCGGCCGCACGGTCGGCGCGGGCGTGGTGACGCAGGTGATCGCGTAA
- the rpsJ gene encoding 30S ribosomal protein S10, translated as MATQKIRIRLKAYDYKLLDQSAGEIVETAKRTGAKVVGPIPLPTRINKFTVLRSPHVDKKSREQFEIRTHKRLLDILEPTQQTLDALMKLDLSAGVDVEIKS; from the coding sequence ATGGCGACCCAGAAGATCCGGATCCGGCTGAAGGCGTATGACTACAAGCTGCTCGATCAGTCGGCCGGCGAGATCGTCGAGACGGCGAAGCGCACGGGCGCGAAGGTGGTGGGACCGATCCCGCTGCCCACGCGGATCAACAAGTTCACCGTGCTGCGCTCGCCCCACGTGGACAAGAAGTCCCGTGAGCAGTTCGAGATCCGCACGCACAAGCGGCTCCTCGACATTCTCGAGCCCACCCAGCAGACGCTCGACGCCCTGATGAAGCTCGACCTGAGCGCAGGCGTCGACGTCGAGATCAAGAGCTAA
- the rplD gene encoding 50S ribosomal protein L4, producing the protein MATLDVINLEKQKVGTIDLPDEIVNAPVAEHLFYEVVKAQLASRRAGTVGVKNRSLVSGGGKKPYKQKGTGRARQGSIRASQWVGGGKAMAPKMRDHEYHVPKRVRKAALRAAISKRNQDKALVVVDAWTPAKPSTKEAVNAFAKLGIESALVLGLKDNQNLFKSVRNAKKYMFLPVEGANVYDILRHQTLLLTKDAALALTGVLA; encoded by the coding sequence ATGGCCACCCTGGACGTCATCAACCTCGAGAAGCAGAAGGTCGGCACCATCGACCTCCCCGACGAGATCGTGAACGCGCCCGTTGCCGAGCACCTCTTCTACGAGGTGGTCAAGGCGCAGCTCGCCTCGCGGCGGGCGGGCACGGTGGGGGTGAAGAACCGGTCGCTGGTCTCCGGCGGCGGAAAGAAGCCATACAAGCAGAAGGGGACCGGGCGGGCGCGTCAGGGCTCCATCCGCGCCAGCCAGTGGGTCGGCGGCGGCAAGGCCATGGCACCGAAGATGCGCGACCACGAGTACCACGTGCCGAAGAGGGTGCGGAAAGCGGCCCTGCGGGCGGCGATCAGCAAGCGCAACCAGGACAAGGCGCTGGTGGTGGTCGACGCCTGGACTCCGGCGAAGCCCTCCACGAAGGAAGCGGTGAATGCCTTCGCGAAGCTCGGGATCGAGAGCGCGCTGGTGCTCGGCCTGAAGGACAACCAGAACCTCTTCAAGTCCGTCCGCAACGCGAAGAAGTACATGTTCCTGCCCGTCGAGGGCGCCAACGTCTACGACATCCTGCGCCACCAGACCCTGCTGCTGACCAAGGACGCGGCCCTGGCGCTGACGGGGGTGCTCGCATGA
- a CDS encoding 50S ribosomal protein L23: MNRFEIIKRPLDTEKLDRMRDRENKFAFEIDLKANKTEVKQAIEQLFKVKVLDIKTHIVRGKFRRIGRSEGRRPNWKKAIVTLKEGDAIQLFEGK, translated from the coding sequence ATGAACCGCTTCGAGATCATCAAGCGCCCGCTCGACACCGAGAAGCTCGACCGCATGCGCGACCGCGAGAACAAGTTCGCCTTCGAGATCGACCTCAAGGCGAACAAGACCGAGGTCAAACAGGCCATCGAGCAGCTCTTCAAGGTGAAGGTGCTCGACATCAAGACGCACATCGTGCGGGGCAAGTTCCGCCGCATCGGCCGCTCCGAAGGCCGTCGGCCCAACTGGAAGAAGGCGATCGTGACGCTCAAGGAAGGCGACGCGATCCAGCTCTTCGAGGGGAAGTAA
- the rplB gene encoding 50S ribosomal protein L2, with protein sequence MVLKSYKPTSPGRRLTTSPDFAEITKDYPERSLTAPLKSTGGRNVYGRMTTRHRGGGHKQRLRIIDWRRDKDGVPAKVAAIEYDPNRSARIALLHYTDGEKRYILWPVGVNVGDVLQSGETVDIRPGNALPLHAIPLGTVIHNIELKKGHGAQMIRSAGSFGQLMAKEGKYAQIRLPSTEVRMVLLECKATVGQLGNTEHEIVRIGKAGRNRWKGWRPTVRGLAMNPVDHPHGGGEGKSGQGNPHPVSPWGQQAKGLKTRVNKRTSKFIIKRRDKGVR encoded by the coding sequence ATGGTGCTCAAATCCTACAAGCCGACCAGCCCCGGGCGCCGCCTGACCACGTCGCCGGACTTCGCGGAGATCACCAAGGACTACCCCGAGCGCTCGCTGACGGCGCCGCTCAAGTCCACCGGGGGCCGGAACGTGTACGGCCGCATGACCACGCGGCACCGCGGCGGCGGACACAAGCAGCGGCTGCGGATCATCGACTGGCGCCGCGACAAGGACGGAGTGCCGGCCAAGGTGGCGGCCATCGAGTACGACCCGAACCGCTCCGCGCGCATCGCGCTGCTCCACTACACCGACGGGGAGAAGCGCTACATCCTCTGGCCTGTCGGGGTGAACGTCGGCGACGTGCTGCAGTCGGGCGAGACGGTCGACATCCGGCCGGGAAACGCCTTGCCGCTGCACGCCATCCCGCTCGGCACCGTCATCCACAACATCGAGCTGAAGAAGGGCCACGGCGCGCAGATGATCCGCTCCGCCGGATCCTTCGGGCAGCTGATGGCGAAGGAAGGCAAGTACGCGCAGATCCGCCTGCCCTCGACCGAGGTCCGCATGGTCCTGCTCGAGTGCAAGGCCACGGTGGGGCAGCTCGGCAACACCGAGCACGAGATCGTGCGCATCGGCAAGGCCGGCCGGAACCGCTGGAAGGGCTGGCGGCCGACGGTGCGCGGCCTGGCGATGAATCCGGTCGATCACCCGCACGGCGGCGGCGAGGGCAAGAGCGGCCAGGGCAACCCGCACCCGGTCTCGCCCTGGGGCCAGCAGGCCAAGGGTCTCAAGACGCGCGTAAACAAGCGCACCAGCAAGTTCATCATCAAGCGGCGCGACAAGGGAGTTCGCTGA
- the rpsS gene encoding 30S ribosomal protein S19, which produces MARSVKKGPFIDRHLIKKVEDMNRQNQKKVVKTWSRRSTILPDLVGHTFAVHNGRKFIPVFVTENMVGHKLGEFAPTRTFHGHTGDKKAVKPGAPGAPPATPGAPMPAAAPAAPAPK; this is translated from the coding sequence ATGGCACGTTCAGTCAAGAAGGGCCCGTTCATCGACCGCCACCTGATCAAGAAGGTGGAGGACATGAACCGGCAGAACCAGAAAAAGGTGGTGAAGACGTGGTCGCGCCGCTCGACCATCCTTCCCGACCTGGTGGGGCACACCTTCGCGGTGCACAACGGGCGCAAATTCATCCCCGTCTTCGTCACCGAGAACATGGTGGGCCACAAGCTCGGCGAGTTCGCTCCCACCCGCACCTTCCACGGCCACACCGGCGACAAGAAGGCAGTGAAGCCCGGCGCCCCCGGCGCACCGCCGGCCACCCCCGGGGCCCCGATGCCCGCTGCCGCCCCGGCCGCGCCGGCGCCGAAGTAA
- a CDS encoding 50S ribosomal protein L22 — translation MEAKASLRYLRITPRKVRVVADLIRGKNVNAALAQLAYVEKRAAEPLAKLLRSAVANAEQSAKDQSLDVDRLTVKELMVDQGPSLRRYMPRAMGRAFKVLKKTSHIQLTLSDETPKKRRS, via the coding sequence ATGGAAGCCAAGGCATCCCTCCGGTATCTCCGAATCACCCCGCGCAAGGTGCGCGTGGTGGCGGACCTCATCCGGGGCAAGAACGTCAACGCCGCGCTGGCGCAGCTCGCCTACGTGGAGAAGCGCGCGGCGGAGCCGCTGGCCAAGCTATTGCGCAGCGCCGTCGCCAACGCCGAGCAGTCCGCGAAGGACCAGTCGCTCGACGTCGACCGGCTCACCGTGAAAGAGCTGATGGTCGACCAGGGACCCTCCTTGCGGCGCTACATGCCGCGGGCCATGGGCCGGGCGTTCAAGGTTCTGAAGAAGACGAGCCACATCCAACTGACGCTCTCGGACGAGACGCCGAAGAAGAGACGGAGCTAA
- the rpsC gene encoding 30S ribosomal protein S3, which translates to MGQKVNPIGFRLGVIRSWDSKWYEEKNYARWLHEDIRLREYVKKKLGQAGISKVEIERAASKVKVNVHTARPGIVIGKRGAGIESIKKELQQFTQNEVFLNIVEVRKAETDAQLVAENITTQLERRIAFRRAMKKAIQTAQKFGAKGIRVACSGRLGGAEMARYEWYREGRVPLHTLRADIDYGFAEAKTTYGKIGCKVWIFRGEVLPESAADTAKKPPTRAPSRVTTGGSTPTPVQ; encoded by the coding sequence ATGGGTCAGAAAGTCAATCCGATCGGTTTCCGCCTCGGCGTCATCCGCTCCTGGGATTCCAAGTGGTACGAGGAGAAGAACTACGCGCGCTGGCTGCACGAGGACATCCGCCTGCGCGAGTACGTGAAGAAGAAGCTCGGTCAGGCCGGCATCAGCAAGGTCGAGATCGAGCGCGCCGCCAGCAAGGTGAAGGTGAACGTGCACACCGCGCGGCCGGGCATCGTCATCGGCAAGCGGGGTGCCGGCATCGAGAGCATCAAGAAGGAGCTGCAGCAGTTCACGCAGAACGAGGTGTTCCTCAACATCGTCGAAGTGCGCAAGGCGGAGACCGATGCGCAGCTCGTCGCCGAGAACATCACCACCCAGCTCGAGCGCCGCATCGCCTTCCGGCGGGCGATGAAGAAGGCCATCCAGACCGCGCAGAAGTTTGGCGCCAAGGGGATCCGCGTGGCCTGCTCGGGCCGGCTGGGCGGCGCGGAAATGGCGCGCTACGAGTGGTACCGCGAAGGGCGGGTGCCGCTGCACACGCTGCGCGCGGACATCGACTACGGATTCGCGGAGGCGAAGACCACCTACGGGAAGATCGGCTGCAAGGTGTGGATCTTCCGTGGCGAGGTGCTCCCGGAGAGCGCCGCGGACACGGCCAAGAAGCCCCCCACGCGCGCTCCCAGCCGCGTGACCACCGGCGGCTCGACGCCGACGCCGGTGCAGTAA
- the rplP gene encoding 50S ribosomal protein L16, which translates to MMQPARTKFRKQQKGRHKGKAYRGGELAFGDYGLKVLESGRLTARQIEAGRIAMTRFIKRGGKVWIRVFPDKPITKKPAETRMGHGKGNVEEWVAVVKMGRMLYEMEGVTPEIAKEAMALASHKLPLHTRMISRTRELGA; encoded by the coding sequence ATGATGCAGCCAGCAAGAACGAAGTTCCGCAAGCAGCAGAAGGGCCGCCACAAGGGCAAGGCCTACCGCGGAGGCGAGCTCGCGTTCGGCGACTACGGCCTCAAGGTGCTCGAGTCGGGCCGCCTCACCGCGCGCCAGATCGAGGCGGGCCGCATCGCCATGACCCGCTTCATCAAGCGCGGCGGCAAGGTCTGGATCCGGGTGTTCCCCGACAAGCCGATCACCAAGAAGCCGGCCGAGACGCGCATGGGCCACGGCAAGGGGAATGTCGAGGAGTGGGTCGCCGTGGTGAAGATGGGCCGCATGCTCTACGAGATGGAAGGCGTGACGCCCGAGATCGCGAAGGAAGCGATGGCGCTCGCCTCGCACAAGCTGCCTCTCCACACCCGGATGATCAGCCGGACCCGAGAGCTGGGAGCGTAA
- a CDS encoding 50S ribosomal protein L29, with protein MKASELKELSVEELTRKAGELRENLFNLKIRRRAGTLESTADVTKNKRDLARILTLLTQKTGVSKAQRKAAQKQPPPPKQAEQPAEGKEQR; from the coding sequence ATGAAGGCCTCCGAGCTGAAGGAGCTGAGCGTCGAGGAGCTGACCCGCAAGGCGGGCGAGCTTCGCGAGAACCTCTTCAACCTCAAAATCCGCCGGCGCGCGGGCACGCTGGAGTCCACCGCCGACGTGACGAAGAACAAGCGCGATCTGGCGCGGATTCTCACCCTCCTCACGCAGAAGACGGGGGTCAGCAAGGCGCAGCGCAAGGCGGCGCAGAAGCAGCCGCCGCCGCCGAAGCAGGCCGAGCAGCCCGCGGAAGGAAAGGAACAGCGATGA
- the rpsQ gene encoding 30S ribosomal protein S17, protein MTENTQSGQAQRGRPKSRIGTVLSDKMMKTVVVQVERRAKHGQYGKYMTEKKKYKCHDEHQSAKPGDKVRIVETRPMSREKRWRVAEVLVKAEAEMQGKAEV, encoded by the coding sequence ATGACCGAGAACACGCAGAGCGGGCAGGCGCAGCGCGGACGCCCCAAGAGCCGCATCGGCACCGTCCTCTCCGACAAGATGATGAAGACGGTCGTCGTGCAGGTCGAGCGCCGGGCCAAGCACGGCCAGTACGGCAAGTACATGACCGAGAAGAAGAAGTACAAGTGCCACGACGAGCACCAGTCGGCGAAGCCGGGTGACAAGGTGCGGATCGTCGAGACGCGCCCGATGTCGAGGGAGAAGCGCTGGCGCGTGGCCGAGGTCCTGGTCAAGGCGGAAGCCGAGATGCAGGGGAAGGCAGAGGTCTGA
- the rplN gene encoding 50S ribosomal protein L14, which produces MIQMQTVLDVADNSGAKKVACIKVLGGTKRRYASIGDVIVVSVKEAVVNSKVKKGEVARAVIVRTKRELKRPDGSYIKFDTNSAVMVSKDGEPIGTRIFGPVARELRAKKFMKIISLAPEVL; this is translated from the coding sequence ATGATCCAGATGCAGACGGTGCTGGACGTGGCCGACAACTCCGGCGCCAAGAAGGTGGCCTGCATCAAGGTGCTGGGCGGCACCAAGCGCCGGTACGCTTCGATCGGCGACGTGATCGTCGTCTCCGTCAAGGAGGCGGTGGTCAACAGCAAGGTGAAGAAGGGCGAGGTCGCGCGCGCCGTGATCGTGCGCACCAAGCGCGAGCTGAAGCGGCCCGACGGCAGCTACATCAAGTTCGACACCAACAGCGCGGTGATGGTCAGCAAGGACGGCGAGCCCATCGGCACCCGCATCTTCGGGCCGGTGGCCCGCGAGCTCCGGGCGAAGAAGTTCATGAAGATCATCTCCCTGGCGCCGGAGGTCCTCTAG
- a CDS encoding 50S ribosomal protein L24, whose translation MARSSIRIKKGDNVFVLSGKEKGKTGKVLEIDHEKQRAIVEKLMVFKRHYKRGRNPAAPEGGIVEKNGSIHVSNLALVDPESKKPTRIGTKLLENGKRVRVARRSGAQIDQA comes from the coding sequence ATGGCCCGCTCGAGCATCCGCATCAAGAAGGGTGACAACGTGTTCGTCCTCTCCGGAAAGGAGAAGGGCAAGACCGGCAAGGTGCTGGAGATCGACCACGAGAAGCAGCGCGCCATCGTGGAGAAGCTGATGGTGTTCAAGCGCCATTACAAGCGCGGCCGCAACCCGGCGGCGCCGGAAGGCGGGATCGTGGAGAAGAACGGCAGCATCCACGTCTCCAACCTGGCGCTGGTGGATCCCGAGTCGAAGAAGCCCACGCGCATCGGCACCAAGCTGCTGGAGAACGGCAAGCGCGTGCGCGTCGCCCGGCGCAGCGGCGCACAGATCGACCAGGCCTGA
- the rplE gene encoding 50S ribosomal protein L5: MADDKKKQEDKQKKHAHGEGPVTDAKAHAEAKKAGGGGGKKKGARDQKGPKTIQAAEGKAASRGEHPARLGIAYKEQIIPALMKDFGYKNPMQVPKVEKVVVNMGLGEAITNNKLIEQAEEQMMAITGQKAVVTRSRKSIANFKLRENQPIGVMATLRKDRMYEFLDRLLNTALPRVRDFKGVSVKSFDGRGNYTLGIKEQIIFPEINYDRIEKIKGMNITIVTTARSDEEGRALLRYFGMPFRTA; the protein is encoded by the coding sequence ATGGCAGACGACAAGAAGAAGCAGGAAGACAAGCAAAAGAAGCACGCCCACGGCGAAGGTCCAGTGACCGACGCGAAGGCCCACGCCGAGGCGAAGAAGGCCGGCGGAGGCGGAGGCAAGAAGAAGGGTGCCAGGGACCAGAAGGGTCCCAAGACCATCCAGGCCGCGGAGGGCAAGGCGGCCTCGCGCGGCGAGCATCCGGCGCGGCTCGGCATCGCCTACAAGGAGCAGATCATCCCGGCCCTGATGAAGGACTTCGGCTACAAGAACCCGATGCAGGTTCCCAAGGTCGAGAAGGTCGTCGTCAACATGGGCCTGGGCGAGGCGATCACCAACAACAAGCTGATCGAGCAGGCCGAGGAGCAGATGATGGCGATCACCGGGCAGAAGGCGGTGGTCACCCGCTCGCGCAAGAGCATCGCCAACTTCAAGCTGCGGGAGAACCAGCCCATCGGCGTGATGGCCACCCTGCGCAAGGACCGGATGTACGAGTTCCTCGATCGGCTGCTCAACACCGCGCTCCCCCGCGTGCGCGACTTCAAGGGCGTCTCGGTCAAGAGCTTCGACGGCCGCGGCAACTACACCCTCGGCATCAAGGAGCAGATCATCTTCCCGGAGATCAACTACGACCGGATCGAGAAGATCAAGGGCATGAACATCACCATCGTGACCACGGCGAGGAGCGACGAAGAGGGCCGCGCTCTGCTCCGGTATTTCGGCATGCCCTTCCGGACCGCGTGA
- a CDS encoding type Z 30S ribosomal protein S14: MAKLSKMAQAKRLQRKPKFKVRAYSRCELCGRSRAFLNKFQMCRICFRNRALRGEITGVIKSSW; encoded by the coding sequence ATGGCCAAGCTCTCGAAGATGGCGCAGGCGAAGCGCCTGCAGAGGAAGCCGAAGTTCAAGGTGCGCGCCTATTCGCGCTGCGAGCTCTGCGGGCGCAGCCGCGCCTTTCTGAACAAGTTCCAGATGTGCCGCATCTGCTTCCGGAACCGGGCACTGCGCGGCGAGATCACCGGAGTCATCAAGTCGTCCTGGTAG
- the rpsH gene encoding 30S ribosomal protein S8 — protein sequence MSMTDPVADLLTRIRNAQRAGLEQIDLPASNIKQKICEVLRDEGFVREVSRTDDGKQGSLKVLLKYDEGRRPAISEIRRQSKPGLRRYVKHTDIPKVMNGLGIAILSTSKGVLVDHEARKQHLGGELIATVW from the coding sequence ATGAGCATGACCGATCCGGTTGCCGATCTGCTGACGCGGATCCGCAACGCACAGCGCGCGGGACTGGAGCAGATCGACCTGCCAGCGAGCAACATCAAGCAGAAGATCTGCGAGGTGCTGCGCGACGAAGGCTTCGTCCGCGAAGTCTCGCGCACCGACGACGGCAAGCAAGGCAGCTTGAAAGTGCTGCTCAAGTACGACGAGGGCCGCCGGCCGGCGATCAGCGAGATCCGTCGCCAGTCGAAGCCGGGGCTGCGCCGTTACGTGAAGCACACCGACATCCCGAAGGTGATGAACGGCCTCGGCATCGCCATCCTCTCCACTTCCAAGGGCGTGCTCGTCGACCACGAGGCTCGCAAGCAGCACCTCGGCGGCGAGCTGATCGCCACCGTCTGGTAA